In Solanum lycopersicum chromosome 5, SLM_r2.1, the following are encoded in one genomic region:
- the LOC101266639 gene encoding protein GRAVITROPIC IN THE LIGHT 1, which produces MLEMEGTAKPPQISEMFHKFAHVVRTKTFELFADEENNSFIADDENTDTDVFTLLDSAEEFIPDQKVVVIKPDFCKFPHLANTHFSKSLISSLFATISSFEASYLQLQTAHVPFDEKAIESADKALVTLLQKLTEMKSLYKDFRRNPSCNIDLLMGSELEFQVQEHQSKLRVLETMVNQLLSYMESKDEEVSILRKKLDKIQDSNLSLSKKLGVENEKSNNSTTEVLCTVRVFESMLRDSIKSANKFSKLLMELMKRAGWDLEKAANSVYSDVNYAGKEHHKYAFLSYICLGMFKGFDLEDFGLCDEEILSDGSVSDENDHLKQLLEHVSCNPMETLSKNPSCAFSRYCDKKYEQIIHHTIESSIFRDLDGKEVIVDSWKSLSVFYELFVRMASTIWLLHKLAYSFNPVVEIFQVERGVDFSMVYTEDVTRKIQFPLSKTRPKVGFTVVPGFKIGSTIIQTQVYLTGLKGME; this is translated from the coding sequence ATGTTGGAAATGGAAGGAACAGCAAAACCCCCACAAATTTCTGAAATGTTTCACAAATTTGCTCATGTTGTTAGAACCAAAACCTTCGAACTCTTCGCCGACGAGGAGAATAACAGCTTCATCGCTGATGATGAGAACACCGACACTGATGTTTTCACTCTTCTTGATTCAGCCGAAGAATTTATACCTGACCAAAAAGTAGTTGTAATCAAGCCTGATTTCTGTAAATTTCCTCATTTAGCAAATACCCATTTCAGTAAATCACTGATTTCTTCACTCTTCGCTACAATTTCGTCGTTTGAAGCTTCGTATCTTCAGTTACAAACAGCTCATGTGCCTTTTGACGAAAAAGCCATTGAATCAGCGGATAAAGCTTTGGTGACTCTTCTTCAGAAATTGACTGAGATGAAGAGTTTGTATAAGGATTTCAGGAGAAACCCAAGTTGTAATATTGATTTGCTTATGGGGTCAGAGCTGGAATTTCAGGTACAGGAGCATCAGAGCAAGCTCAGAGTTTTGGAGACTATGGTAAATCAATTACTGTCTTATATGGAGTCTAAAGATGAAGAAGTTTCAATTTTGAGGAAGAAATTGGATAAAATTCAAGATTCTAATTTGagtttgtcaaaaaaattaggggtagaaaatgaaaaatcgAACAATAGTACTACTGAGGTATTGTGTACAGTTCGTGTTTTTGAATCTATGCTACGCGATTCGATTAAGTCAGctaataaattttctaagttaTTGATGGAATTAATGAAAAGGGCAGGTTGGGATTTGGAAAAAGCAGCAAATTCTGTGTATTCTGATGTTAATTATGCAGGAAAAGAACACCATAAATATGCATTTCTATCATATATTTGTTTAGGCATGTTTAAAGGCTTTGATCTGGAAGACTTTGGTCTGTGTGATGAAGAAATATTGTCTGATGGATCAGTATCTGATGAGAACGACCATTTGAAACAATTACTTGAGCATGTTTCATGTAATCCAATGGAGACTTTGAGTAAGAATCCTAGTTGTGCATTTTCAAGATATTGTGATAAGAAGTATGAGCAGATAATTCATCATACAATAGAATCATCCATTTTCAGGGATTTGGATGGGAAAGAAGTCATAGTTGATTCGTGGAAGTCGTTAAGTGTGTTTTATGAGTTGTTTGTAAGGATGGCTAGTACAATATGGCTGCTTCATAAGTTGGCATACTCATTTAATCCTGTAGTTGAGATATTCCAAGTTGAAAGAGGGGTGGACTTCTCGATGGTCTACACGGAAGATGTTACAAGGAAAATTCAATTCCCTTTGAGCAAGACAAGGCCAAAGGTGGGATTTACTGTGGTGCCTGGGTTTAAAATTGGGAGTACAATCATTCAGACACAGGTCTATCTAACTGGCTTAAAAGGCATGGAATAG
- the LOC101266336 gene encoding probable tRNA N6-adenosine threonylcarbamoyltransferase, mitochondrial: protein MVSLLPNLSSPISRLSLLWRPSIHLTRKLQLHQKTVKPKWFKSFSAHCSNSISNENLVVLGIETSCDDTAAAVVNSNGEILSQVISSQAELLARYGGVAPKMAEEAHALVIDQVVQEALDKANLTEKDLTAVAVTIGPGLSLCLRIGVRKARSVASSHNLPLVGVHHMEAHTLVARLVDRELHFPFMALLVSGGHNLLILARDLGDYIQLGTTIDDAIGEAYDKTAKWLGLDLRRSGGPAVEELAQEGDAKSVKFKVPMKQHKDCNFSYAGLKTQVRLAIEAKRINAEISLASASDKERQARADIAASFQRVAVLHLEEKCERAIEWGLNIEPSINHLVVSGGVASNKYVRARLEEVVKRKGLKLVCPPPSLCTDNGVMVAWTGLEHFRLGRFDPPPPANEPEDAVLDLRPRWPLGEEYAEGKSEARSMRTARMHPSLTSLIKASIKQE, encoded by the exons ATGGTTTCCTTATTACCCAATTTGTCTTCTCCGATTTCCCGTCTAAGCCTGCTATGGAGACCCTCAATTCACCTCACAAGGAAATTGCAATTGCATCAAAAAACAGTAAAACCCAAATGGTTCAAATCTTTTTCAGCTCATTGTTCTAATTCTATTTCTAATGAGAATTTAGTTGTTTTAGGCATTGAAACGAGCTGTGATGATACCGCTGCTGCTGTG GTTAATAGCAATGGTGAAATTCTCAGCCAAGTTATCTCTTCTCAG GCAGAACTGCTTGCTCGATATGGAGGAGTTGCTCCTAAGATGGCAGAGGAAGCACATGCTCTGGTGATTGATCAG GTGGTACAAGAAGCACTAGATAAAGCTAATCTGACTGAGAAGGATCTAACTGCAGTTGCTGTCACGATTGGTCCTGGTTTAAGCCTTTGTTTGCGAA TTGGTGTGCGGAAAGCAAGAAGTGTTGCCAGTTCTCATAATTTACCTCTTGTTGGTGTCCATCATATGGAAGCTCACACTCTGGTTGCCAG GCTAGTAGACAGAGAGCTGCACTTTCCTTTTATGGCCCTACTTGTCTCAG GAGGCCATAATCTTTTAATCCTTGCACGTGATCTTGGCGATTACATACAGCTTGGGACAACAATTGATGATGCAATTGGTGAGGCATATGACAAAACAGCAAAATGGCTTGGTCTTGATCTGAGGAGGAGCGGGGGCCCTGCTGTAGAGGAGCTAGCTCAAGAAGGAGATGCCAAGTCTGTCAAATTTAAA GTCCCTATGAAACAACACAAGGATTGCAACTTCTCATATGCTGGTCTGAAGACGCAAGTGAGGTTGGCAATTGAAGCAAAAAGAAT CAATGCTGAAATCTCTCTTGCTTCAGCTTCTGACAAAGAGAGACAGGCTCGGGCAGATATTGCTGCCTCCTTCCAG CGAGTTGCGGTATTACATTTGGAGGAAAAGTGTGAACGGGCAATCGAGTGGGGTTTGAACATAGAGCCTTCCATAAATCATTTG GTAGTGTCTGGAGGTGTTGCATCTAACAAGTATGTCAGAGCTCGGCTTGAAGAGGTTGTGAAAAGGAAAGGGTTGAAACTTGTATGCCCCCCTCCAAGCCTTTGTACTGACAATG GTGTAATGGTTGCGTGGACTGGCCTTGAGCATTTCCGTCTGGGCAGATTTGATCCTCCACCTCCCGCAAATGAACCAGAAGATGCCGTG CTTGATTTGCGCCCAAGGTGGCCTCTCGGTGAGGAATATGCTGAAGGAAAAAGTGAAGCTCGCTCAATGAGAACAGCACGGATGCATCCTTCACTTACTTCTCTTATTAAGGCATCTATCAAGCAAGAGTAA
- the LOC101266032 gene encoding DNA repair protein RAD51 homolog 3 isoform X1 — protein sequence MEVSSLPISASLRAKLISGGYTSISSLFSVSHSDVARDLKISENQALEILRVASRRRGSERSNGTSSIVNGAQSAWEMLNEEKLLGRITTSCSELDDILGGGISCKEVTEIVLSMKINYLLIVSGGVPGIGKTQLGIQLAVNVQIPMDYGGLQGKAVYIDTEGSFMVERALQIAEACLEDMREYHGFLKRDLQACQVNMHPKDFLENIFYFRVCSYTEQIAVVNYLEKFISEHKDVKVVIIDSITFHFRQDFDDMALRTRLLGGMALKLMKLAKKFTLAVILLNQVTTKYTEGQYQLTLALGDSWSHACTNRVILYWNGNERYAYIDKSPSVRSAAAAYSVTGRGIRSSVSNCKRVKMM from the exons ATGGAAGTTTCAAGTCTTCCGATATCGGCGTCGCTGAGGGCGAAGCTTATCTCCGGCGGCTACACTTCtatttcttctctcttttccGTTTCTCACTCCGATGTTGCCCGCG ATCTAAAGATTTCAGAAAATCAGGCACTCGAGATTTTGAGAGTTGCATCACGAAGGAGGGGATCAGAAAGATCTAATGGAACTAGCTCTATTGTCAATG GAGCACAGAGTGCCTGGGAAATGCTAAATGAGGAGAAATTGCTTGGACGTATCACAACATCCTGTTCAGAGTTGGACGACATCTTGGGTGGGGGTATAAGTTGCAAAGAGGTTACTGAAATTG TCTTGTCTATGAAGATAAATTATTTGCTGATTGTTTCAGGTGGGGTGCCAGGAATTGGTAAAACACAACTTGG GATACAACTTGCAGTGAATGTTCAAATTCCCATGGATTATGGCGGTCTTCAAGGCAAGGCAGTATATATAG ATACAGAAGGCAGTTTCATGGTGGAGCGTGCTCTACAAATTGCTGAAGCTTGTTTGGAAGATATGCGCGAATATCATGGATTTTTAAAGAGGGATTTACAAGCTTGTCAAGTTAACATGCATCCAAAGGATTTTCTTGAGAACATATTCTATTTTCGCGTTTGTAGTTACACTGAGCAAATTGCTGTTGTAAATTACTTGGAAAAGTTCATCTCAGAGCATAAAGAT GTTAAGGTTGTTATAATTGATAGCATCACATTCCATTTCCGTCAAGATTTTGATGACATGGCCCTTAGAACCCGACTACTGGGTGGAATGGCCTTAAAGCTGATGAAGCTTGCAAAGAAATTTACTTTGGCA GTTATTCTCTTGAATCAAGTAACCACCAAGTATACAGAAGGTCAATATCAATTAACTCTTGCATTAG GAGATAGCTGGTCACATGCTTGCACTAACCGGGTGATTCTATACTGGAATGGTAACGAAAGGTATGCATACATTGACAAGTCGCCTTCTGTTCGATCAGCAGCAGCTGCATATTCCGTAACAGGCAGAGGGATTCGGAGCTCTGTTTCAAACTGTAAACGAGTCAAGATGATGTAA
- the LOC101266032 gene encoding DNA repair protein RAD51 homolog 3 isoform X2 — protein MEVSSLPISASLRAKLISGGYTSISSLFSVSHSDVARDLKISENQALEILRVASRRRGSERSNGTSSIVNGAQSAWEMLNEEKLLGRITTSCSELDDILGGGISCKEVTEIVLSMKINYLLIVSGGVPGIGKTQLGIQLAVNVQIPMDYGGLQGKAVYIEGSFMVERALQIAEACLEDMREYHGFLKRDLQACQVNMHPKDFLENIFYFRVCSYTEQIAVVNYLEKFISEHKDVKVVIIDSITFHFRQDFDDMALRTRLLGGMALKLMKLAKKFTLAVILLNQVTTKYTEGQYQLTLALGDSWSHACTNRVILYWNGNERYAYIDKSPSVRSAAAAYSVTGRGIRSSVSNCKRVKMM, from the exons ATGGAAGTTTCAAGTCTTCCGATATCGGCGTCGCTGAGGGCGAAGCTTATCTCCGGCGGCTACACTTCtatttcttctctcttttccGTTTCTCACTCCGATGTTGCCCGCG ATCTAAAGATTTCAGAAAATCAGGCACTCGAGATTTTGAGAGTTGCATCACGAAGGAGGGGATCAGAAAGATCTAATGGAACTAGCTCTATTGTCAATG GAGCACAGAGTGCCTGGGAAATGCTAAATGAGGAGAAATTGCTTGGACGTATCACAACATCCTGTTCAGAGTTGGACGACATCTTGGGTGGGGGTATAAGTTGCAAAGAGGTTACTGAAATTG TCTTGTCTATGAAGATAAATTATTTGCTGATTGTTTCAGGTGGGGTGCCAGGAATTGGTAAAACACAACTTGG GATACAACTTGCAGTGAATGTTCAAATTCCCATGGATTATGGCGGTCTTCAAGGCAAGGCAGTATATATAG AAGGCAGTTTCATGGTGGAGCGTGCTCTACAAATTGCTGAAGCTTGTTTGGAAGATATGCGCGAATATCATGGATTTTTAAAGAGGGATTTACAAGCTTGTCAAGTTAACATGCATCCAAAGGATTTTCTTGAGAACATATTCTATTTTCGCGTTTGTAGTTACACTGAGCAAATTGCTGTTGTAAATTACTTGGAAAAGTTCATCTCAGAGCATAAAGAT GTTAAGGTTGTTATAATTGATAGCATCACATTCCATTTCCGTCAAGATTTTGATGACATGGCCCTTAGAACCCGACTACTGGGTGGAATGGCCTTAAAGCTGATGAAGCTTGCAAAGAAATTTACTTTGGCA GTTATTCTCTTGAATCAAGTAACCACCAAGTATACAGAAGGTCAATATCAATTAACTCTTGCATTAG GAGATAGCTGGTCACATGCTTGCACTAACCGGGTGATTCTATACTGGAATGGTAACGAAAGGTATGCATACATTGACAAGTCGCCTTCTGTTCGATCAGCAGCAGCTGCATATTCCGTAACAGGCAGAGGGATTCGGAGCTCTGTTTCAAACTGTAAACGAGTCAAGATGATGTAA
- the LOC101266032 gene encoding DNA repair protein RAD51 homolog 3 isoform X3, with protein MEVSSLPISASLRAKLISGGYTSISSLFSVSHSDVARDLKISENQALEILRVASRRRGSERSNGTSSIVNGAQSAWEMLNEEKLLGRITTSCSELDDILGGGISCKEVTEIGGVPGIGKTQLGIQLAVNVQIPMDYGGLQGKAVYIDTEGSFMVERALQIAEACLEDMREYHGFLKRDLQACQVNMHPKDFLENIFYFRVCSYTEQIAVVNYLEKFISEHKDVKVVIIDSITFHFRQDFDDMALRTRLLGGMALKLMKLAKKFTLAVILLNQVTTKYTEGQYQLTLALGDSWSHACTNRVILYWNGNERYAYIDKSPSVRSAAAAYSVTGRGIRSSVSNCKRVKMM; from the exons ATGGAAGTTTCAAGTCTTCCGATATCGGCGTCGCTGAGGGCGAAGCTTATCTCCGGCGGCTACACTTCtatttcttctctcttttccGTTTCTCACTCCGATGTTGCCCGCG ATCTAAAGATTTCAGAAAATCAGGCACTCGAGATTTTGAGAGTTGCATCACGAAGGAGGGGATCAGAAAGATCTAATGGAACTAGCTCTATTGTCAATG GAGCACAGAGTGCCTGGGAAATGCTAAATGAGGAGAAATTGCTTGGACGTATCACAACATCCTGTTCAGAGTTGGACGACATCTTGGGTGGGGGTATAAGTTGCAAAGAGGTTACTGAAATTG GTGGGGTGCCAGGAATTGGTAAAACACAACTTGG GATACAACTTGCAGTGAATGTTCAAATTCCCATGGATTATGGCGGTCTTCAAGGCAAGGCAGTATATATAG ATACAGAAGGCAGTTTCATGGTGGAGCGTGCTCTACAAATTGCTGAAGCTTGTTTGGAAGATATGCGCGAATATCATGGATTTTTAAAGAGGGATTTACAAGCTTGTCAAGTTAACATGCATCCAAAGGATTTTCTTGAGAACATATTCTATTTTCGCGTTTGTAGTTACACTGAGCAAATTGCTGTTGTAAATTACTTGGAAAAGTTCATCTCAGAGCATAAAGAT GTTAAGGTTGTTATAATTGATAGCATCACATTCCATTTCCGTCAAGATTTTGATGACATGGCCCTTAGAACCCGACTACTGGGTGGAATGGCCTTAAAGCTGATGAAGCTTGCAAAGAAATTTACTTTGGCA GTTATTCTCTTGAATCAAGTAACCACCAAGTATACAGAAGGTCAATATCAATTAACTCTTGCATTAG GAGATAGCTGGTCACATGCTTGCACTAACCGGGTGATTCTATACTGGAATGGTAACGAAAGGTATGCATACATTGACAAGTCGCCTTCTGTTCGATCAGCAGCAGCTGCATATTCCGTAACAGGCAGAGGGATTCGGAGCTCTGTTTCAAACTGTAAACGAGTCAAGATGATGTAA
- the LOC101266032 gene encoding DNA repair protein RAD51 homolog 3 isoform X4 codes for MEVSSLPISASLRAKLISGGYTSISSLFSVSHSDVARDLKISENQALEILRVASRRRGSERSNGTSSIVNGAQSAWEMLNEEKLLGRITTSCSELDDILGGGISCKEVTEIGGVPGIGKTQLGIQLAVNVQIPMDYGGLQGKAVYIEGSFMVERALQIAEACLEDMREYHGFLKRDLQACQVNMHPKDFLENIFYFRVCSYTEQIAVVNYLEKFISEHKDVKVVIIDSITFHFRQDFDDMALRTRLLGGMALKLMKLAKKFTLAVILLNQVTTKYTEGQYQLTLALGDSWSHACTNRVILYWNGNERYAYIDKSPSVRSAAAAYSVTGRGIRSSVSNCKRVKMM; via the exons ATGGAAGTTTCAAGTCTTCCGATATCGGCGTCGCTGAGGGCGAAGCTTATCTCCGGCGGCTACACTTCtatttcttctctcttttccGTTTCTCACTCCGATGTTGCCCGCG ATCTAAAGATTTCAGAAAATCAGGCACTCGAGATTTTGAGAGTTGCATCACGAAGGAGGGGATCAGAAAGATCTAATGGAACTAGCTCTATTGTCAATG GAGCACAGAGTGCCTGGGAAATGCTAAATGAGGAGAAATTGCTTGGACGTATCACAACATCCTGTTCAGAGTTGGACGACATCTTGGGTGGGGGTATAAGTTGCAAAGAGGTTACTGAAATTG GTGGGGTGCCAGGAATTGGTAAAACACAACTTGG GATACAACTTGCAGTGAATGTTCAAATTCCCATGGATTATGGCGGTCTTCAAGGCAAGGCAGTATATATAG AAGGCAGTTTCATGGTGGAGCGTGCTCTACAAATTGCTGAAGCTTGTTTGGAAGATATGCGCGAATATCATGGATTTTTAAAGAGGGATTTACAAGCTTGTCAAGTTAACATGCATCCAAAGGATTTTCTTGAGAACATATTCTATTTTCGCGTTTGTAGTTACACTGAGCAAATTGCTGTTGTAAATTACTTGGAAAAGTTCATCTCAGAGCATAAAGAT GTTAAGGTTGTTATAATTGATAGCATCACATTCCATTTCCGTCAAGATTTTGATGACATGGCCCTTAGAACCCGACTACTGGGTGGAATGGCCTTAAAGCTGATGAAGCTTGCAAAGAAATTTACTTTGGCA GTTATTCTCTTGAATCAAGTAACCACCAAGTATACAGAAGGTCAATATCAATTAACTCTTGCATTAG GAGATAGCTGGTCACATGCTTGCACTAACCGGGTGATTCTATACTGGAATGGTAACGAAAGGTATGCATACATTGACAAGTCGCCTTCTGTTCGATCAGCAGCAGCTGCATATTCCGTAACAGGCAGAGGGATTCGGAGCTCTGTTTCAAACTGTAAACGAGTCAAGATGATGTAA
- the LOC101266032 gene encoding DNA repair protein RAD51 homolog 3 isoform X6, producing the protein MLPAALEILRVASRRRGSERSNGTSSIVNGAQSAWEMLNEEKLLGRITTSCSELDDILGGGISCKEVTEIGGVPGIGKTQLGIQLAVNVQIPMDYGGLQGKAVYIDTEGSFMVERALQIAEACLEDMREYHGFLKRDLQACQVNMHPKDFLENIFYFRVCSYTEQIAVVNYLEKFISEHKDVKVVIIDSITFHFRQDFDDMALRTRLLGGMALKLMKLAKKFTLAVILLNQVTTKYTEGQYQLTLALGDSWSHACTNRVILYWNGNERYAYIDKSPSVRSAAAAYSVTGRGIRSSVSNCKRVKMM; encoded by the exons ATGTTGCCCGCG GCACTCGAGATTTTGAGAGTTGCATCACGAAGGAGGGGATCAGAAAGATCTAATGGAACTAGCTCTATTGTCAATG GAGCACAGAGTGCCTGGGAAATGCTAAATGAGGAGAAATTGCTTGGACGTATCACAACATCCTGTTCAGAGTTGGACGACATCTTGGGTGGGGGTATAAGTTGCAAAGAGGTTACTGAAATTG GTGGGGTGCCAGGAATTGGTAAAACACAACTTGG GATACAACTTGCAGTGAATGTTCAAATTCCCATGGATTATGGCGGTCTTCAAGGCAAGGCAGTATATATAG ATACAGAAGGCAGTTTCATGGTGGAGCGTGCTCTACAAATTGCTGAAGCTTGTTTGGAAGATATGCGCGAATATCATGGATTTTTAAAGAGGGATTTACAAGCTTGTCAAGTTAACATGCATCCAAAGGATTTTCTTGAGAACATATTCTATTTTCGCGTTTGTAGTTACACTGAGCAAATTGCTGTTGTAAATTACTTGGAAAAGTTCATCTCAGAGCATAAAGAT GTTAAGGTTGTTATAATTGATAGCATCACATTCCATTTCCGTCAAGATTTTGATGACATGGCCCTTAGAACCCGACTACTGGGTGGAATGGCCTTAAAGCTGATGAAGCTTGCAAAGAAATTTACTTTGGCA GTTATTCTCTTGAATCAAGTAACCACCAAGTATACAGAAGGTCAATATCAATTAACTCTTGCATTAG GAGATAGCTGGTCACATGCTTGCACTAACCGGGTGATTCTATACTGGAATGGTAACGAAAGGTATGCATACATTGACAAGTCGCCTTCTGTTCGATCAGCAGCAGCTGCATATTCCGTAACAGGCAGAGGGATTCGGAGCTCTGTTTCAAACTGTAAACGAGTCAAGATGATGTAA
- the LOC101266032 gene encoding DNA repair protein RAD51 homolog 3 isoform X5 has product MLPAALEILRVASRRRGSERSNGTSSIVNGAQSAWEMLNEEKLLGRITTSCSELDDILGGGISCKEVTEIVLSMKINYLLIVSGGVPGIGKTQLGIQLAVNVQIPMDYGGLQGKAVYIDTEGSFMVERALQIAEACLEDMREYHGFLKRDLQACQVNMHPKDFLENIFYFRVCSYTEQIAVVNYLEKFISEHKDVKVVIIDSITFHFRQDFDDMALRTRLLGGMALKLMKLAKKFTLAVILLNQVTTKYTEGQYQLTLALGDSWSHACTNRVILYWNGNERYAYIDKSPSVRSAAAAYSVTGRGIRSSVSNCKRVKMM; this is encoded by the exons ATGTTGCCCGCG GCACTCGAGATTTTGAGAGTTGCATCACGAAGGAGGGGATCAGAAAGATCTAATGGAACTAGCTCTATTGTCAATG GAGCACAGAGTGCCTGGGAAATGCTAAATGAGGAGAAATTGCTTGGACGTATCACAACATCCTGTTCAGAGTTGGACGACATCTTGGGTGGGGGTATAAGTTGCAAAGAGGTTACTGAAATTG TCTTGTCTATGAAGATAAATTATTTGCTGATTGTTTCAGGTGGGGTGCCAGGAATTGGTAAAACACAACTTGG GATACAACTTGCAGTGAATGTTCAAATTCCCATGGATTATGGCGGTCTTCAAGGCAAGGCAGTATATATAG ATACAGAAGGCAGTTTCATGGTGGAGCGTGCTCTACAAATTGCTGAAGCTTGTTTGGAAGATATGCGCGAATATCATGGATTTTTAAAGAGGGATTTACAAGCTTGTCAAGTTAACATGCATCCAAAGGATTTTCTTGAGAACATATTCTATTTTCGCGTTTGTAGTTACACTGAGCAAATTGCTGTTGTAAATTACTTGGAAAAGTTCATCTCAGAGCATAAAGAT GTTAAGGTTGTTATAATTGATAGCATCACATTCCATTTCCGTCAAGATTTTGATGACATGGCCCTTAGAACCCGACTACTGGGTGGAATGGCCTTAAAGCTGATGAAGCTTGCAAAGAAATTTACTTTGGCA GTTATTCTCTTGAATCAAGTAACCACCAAGTATACAGAAGGTCAATATCAATTAACTCTTGCATTAG GAGATAGCTGGTCACATGCTTGCACTAACCGGGTGATTCTATACTGGAATGGTAACGAAAGGTATGCATACATTGACAAGTCGCCTTCTGTTCGATCAGCAGCAGCTGCATATTCCGTAACAGGCAGAGGGATTCGGAGCTCTGTTTCAAACTGTAAACGAGTCAAGATGATGTAA